The following proteins are co-located in the Paraburkholderia phytofirmans PsJN genome:
- a CDS encoding DUF427 domain-containing protein, with the protein MSDALTPHGSSGASTGGHTIAITGNTHRVRMIHGGVTMADTQAGLTLSETGLPDVFYFPRSDVNMARLERSSHTTHCPFKGDASYFHLRTEDGLIENAVWSYETPLESAMQIKGYLAFYASRVDRIDQTS; encoded by the coding sequence ATGAGCGATGCCTTGACACCTCACGGGAGCTCAGGCGCGAGCACGGGCGGGCACACCATCGCGATCACCGGCAACACTCACCGGGTGCGGATGATCCACGGCGGCGTGACCATGGCCGATACGCAGGCGGGGCTGACACTGTCGGAAACCGGTCTGCCGGACGTGTTCTATTTCCCGCGTTCGGACGTGAACATGGCCAGGCTCGAGCGCTCGTCGCACACCACGCACTGTCCGTTCAAGGGCGACGCGTCGTACTTCCATCTGCGCACGGAAGACGGCCTGATCGAGAACGCCGTGTGGAGTTACGAAACGCCGCTCGAGTCGGCGATGCAGATCAAAGGGTATCTCGCGTTTTACGCTTCGCGCGTCGACCGCATCGATCAGACGTCCTGA
- a CDS encoding carboxypeptidase-like regulatory domain-containing protein: MKTQRNQRRIVAAAVAVALTLGLAGGAYAQQASETTGGTTTDQSSAGNANGGGLPQIQQQGDVSFVSGGVGLDESKALQQAQSQWPLSLRFTGPGSDFLADVHVRVVDAHNGEVLSTTSRGPYMLVKLRPGRYTVHAQYKDRDQSKPVTVPAKGTARAAFYWNTQ; encoded by the coding sequence ATGAAAACCCAACGCAATCAGCGAAGGATCGTAGCCGCCGCGGTTGCCGTAGCGCTCACGCTCGGTCTGGCGGGTGGCGCATACGCACAGCAGGCAAGCGAAACGACGGGCGGCACGACCACCGATCAATCCAGCGCGGGCAACGCCAACGGCGGCGGCCTGCCGCAAATCCAGCAGCAAGGCGACGTCTCGTTCGTGTCGGGCGGCGTCGGTCTCGACGAATCGAAGGCGCTGCAGCAGGCGCAAAGCCAGTGGCCACTGTCGCTGCGCTTCACGGGCCCGGGTTCCGACTTTCTCGCCGACGTTCATGTGCGCGTGGTCGATGCGCATAACGGCGAGGTGCTGAGCACCACGTCGCGCGGGCCGTATATGCTGGTGAAACTGCGCCCGGGCCGCTACACGGTGCATGCGCAGTACAAGGACCGCGACCAGTCCAAACCGGTGACGGTTCCGGCCAAGGGCACCGCGAGGGCCGCCTTCTACTGGAACACGCAGTAA
- a CDS encoding DegQ family serine endoprotease, translated as MNAKTLSRSAVAIAVAVALSAGYVAGHRDVPAPQVISPAQAAMMPAEAAAKTGIPDFSGLVETYGPAVVNISAKHVVKQTALRGNPGNGNGGNQLPIDPSDPFYQFYKHFFGGMPGMQGGDGGDAPDQPSASLGSGFIVSSDGYILTNAHVVDGANVVTVKLTDKREFKAKVVGADKQSDVAVLKIDASNLPTVKIGDPRQSKVGQWVVAIGSPYGFDNTVTSGIISAKSRSLPNENYTPFIQTDVPVNPGNSGGPLFNLQGEVIGINSMIYSQTGGFQGLSFAIPINEAIKVKDDIVKTGHVSRGRLGVAVQGMNQTLANSFGMQKPQGALVSSVDPGGPAAKGGLQPGDVILSVNGEPVGDSADLPAQVAGLAPGTSATVQVWRDKATKDLKVTIGSLSDAKVASDKADQPTQLQGRLGVAVRPLTPEEKSGASVSHGLLVQQSGGAAESAGIQPGDVILAVNGRPISSVDQLKQMIAGAGNSIALLIQRDNAQIFVPVDLG; from the coding sequence ATGAACGCGAAAACCTTGTCCCGCAGCGCTGTTGCAATCGCTGTCGCCGTAGCGCTTTCCGCCGGCTATGTAGCGGGGCATCGCGACGTGCCCGCGCCGCAGGTCATCTCGCCGGCGCAAGCCGCGATGATGCCCGCTGAAGCTGCCGCCAAAACCGGCATTCCCGACTTCTCGGGCCTCGTCGAAACCTACGGCCCAGCCGTGGTGAACATCAGCGCGAAGCACGTCGTCAAGCAGACGGCGCTGCGCGGCAATCCCGGTAATGGCAACGGCGGCAATCAGTTGCCGATCGATCCGAGCGATCCGTTCTACCAGTTCTACAAGCACTTTTTCGGCGGTATGCCGGGCATGCAAGGCGGCGACGGCGGCGATGCGCCCGATCAGCCGAGCGCGAGCCTGGGTTCGGGATTTATCGTCAGCAGTGACGGCTACATCCTGACCAACGCGCACGTGGTGGACGGCGCGAACGTCGTCACTGTGAAGCTGACCGACAAGCGCGAATTCAAGGCGAAGGTGGTCGGCGCCGACAAGCAGTCCGACGTCGCCGTGCTCAAGATCGACGCGAGCAACCTGCCGACCGTGAAGATCGGCGATCCGCGCCAGAGCAAGGTCGGCCAGTGGGTCGTCGCGATCGGCTCGCCTTACGGTTTCGATAACACGGTGACCTCGGGCATCATCAGCGCGAAATCGCGCTCGCTGCCTAACGAGAACTACACCCCGTTCATTCAGACCGACGTGCCGGTGAATCCGGGCAATTCCGGTGGCCCGCTCTTCAATCTGCAAGGCGAAGTGATCGGTATCAACTCGATGATCTATTCGCAGACGGGCGGCTTCCAGGGCCTTTCGTTCGCCATCCCGATCAATGAGGCGATCAAGGTCAAGGACGACATCGTCAAGACCGGCCACGTGAGCCGCGGCCGTCTCGGCGTGGCGGTGCAGGGCATGAACCAGACGCTCGCCAATTCGTTCGGCATGCAGAAGCCGCAAGGCGCGCTGGTCAGCTCGGTCGATCCGGGCGGCCCGGCGGCCAAGGGCGGTTTGCAGCCCGGCGACGTGATCCTGTCGGTGAACGGCGAACCGGTTGGCGACTCGGCCGATCTGCCAGCGCAGGTCGCGGGCCTGGCGCCGGGTACTTCGGCGACCGTGCAGGTCTGGCGCGACAAGGCCACCAAGGACCTGAAGGTGACCATCGGCTCGCTGTCGGATGCGAAGGTCGCCTCGGACAAGGCCGATCAGCCGACCCAGCTGCAAGGCCGGCTCGGCGTGGCGGTGCGGCCGCTGACGCCGGAAGAGAAGAGCGGCGCGTCGGTCTCGCACGGTCTGCTGGTGCAGCAATCGGGCGGCGCGGCGGAAAGCGCCGGCATCCAGCCGGGCGACGTGATTCTCGCGGTCAACGGCCGGCCCATTTCGAGCGTCGATCAACTGAAGCAGATGATCGCCGGTGCCGGCAACAGCATCGCGTTGCTGATCCAGCGCGACAACGCGCAGATCTTCGTGCCGGTCGATCTCGGCTGA
- a CDS encoding ATP-binding protein encodes MRSIRRQLLVWLLALVLLGVGIAGWLIYRQALAEANELFDYQLEQIAAALPSEPFSQVLGSRDTGDEGIVLQIWNRNGVLMYYSRPRAPLAPRAELGFSTEHTDRGEWRVYGAIVGDNVVQLAQPVSVRNRLAANVALRTLWPLIVLLPLLGLAVWVVIGRGLRPLRRVTTALDARHPEALDPLPDQRLPLEVQPLVRALNGLLERLATALDIQKAFVADAAHELRTPLAAVQIQAQLVARAKDDSGRSEALADLQAGVTRATRLAEQLLALARSEPDGLAATDAIDLRALLQECVVAYAPLALDRGVDLGIEATESATVIGDADALRVMFNNLVDNATKYTPRGGRVDVGLHVEEGHPVVRIADSGPGIEPAERDRVFDRFYRAGAGANRARTDVAGSGLGLAIVRRIAVQHHAAVSLDESPAGGLQVSVRF; translated from the coding sequence ATGCGTTCGATTCGCCGTCAATTGCTGGTCTGGCTGCTGGCGCTGGTGCTGCTCGGCGTGGGCATCGCGGGTTGGCTGATCTACCGGCAAGCGCTTGCCGAAGCCAACGAACTTTTCGATTACCAGTTGGAGCAGATCGCCGCGGCGCTGCCGTCGGAACCGTTCTCGCAAGTGCTCGGCTCGCGCGACACCGGCGACGAAGGCATCGTGCTGCAAATCTGGAATCGCAACGGCGTGCTGATGTACTACTCGCGTCCGCGTGCGCCGCTCGCGCCGCGTGCCGAACTCGGCTTTTCGACCGAGCACACGGATCGCGGCGAGTGGCGCGTGTATGGCGCGATCGTCGGCGATAACGTGGTGCAGCTGGCGCAGCCGGTTTCCGTGCGCAACCGGCTCGCCGCGAATGTCGCGTTGCGTACGCTGTGGCCGTTGATCGTGCTGCTGCCGTTGCTCGGGCTCGCGGTGTGGGTGGTGATCGGTCGCGGATTGAGGCCGTTGCGGCGCGTGACGACGGCGCTCGACGCGCGTCATCCCGAGGCGCTCGATCCTTTACCGGACCAACGCCTGCCGCTCGAAGTGCAGCCGCTCGTGCGCGCGCTGAACGGACTGCTCGAACGGCTCGCCACCGCGCTCGACATTCAGAAAGCCTTTGTCGCCGACGCCGCGCATGAATTGCGCACGCCGCTCGCCGCCGTGCAGATTCAGGCGCAACTGGTGGCGCGCGCGAAAGACGACAGCGGCCGCAGCGAAGCACTCGCCGATCTGCAAGCCGGCGTGACGCGCGCGACACGTCTTGCCGAACAACTGCTGGCGCTCGCGCGTTCCGAACCGGACGGCCTCGCCGCCACCGACGCGATCGATCTGCGCGCGCTGCTGCAGGAGTGCGTGGTGGCTTACGCGCCGCTTGCGCTCGATCGCGGCGTCGATCTCGGCATCGAGGCAACGGAATCGGCCACCGTGATCGGCGACGCCGACGCGCTGCGCGTAATGTTCAACAACCTCGTGGATAACGCAACCAAATACACGCCGCGCGGCGGACGTGTGGACGTCGGCCTGCATGTCGAAGAAGGGCACCCGGTCGTGCGGATCGCCGACAGCGGGCCGGGGATCGAACCGGCCGAACGCGATCGCGTGTTCGATCGGTTCTATCGCGCGGGCGCAGGCGCGAATCGCGCTCGCACCGACGTGGCCGGCAGCGGCCTGGGTCTGGCGATCGTGCGCCGCATCGCCGTGCAGCATCATGCGGCCGTATCGCTCGACGAATCCCCCGCGGGTGGCTTGCAGGTCAGCGTGCGCTTTTGA
- a CDS encoding response regulator translates to MRILLVEDDRMIAEGVRKALRGEGFAVDWVEDGEAALSAAGSQPYDLVLLDLGLPKRDGLDVLRTLRARGHALPVLIVTARDAVADRVKGLDAGADDYLVKPFDLDELGARMRALIRRQSGRSDSTIRHGNLTLDPASHQVTLDGAPVALSAREFALLEALLARPGAVLSKSQLEEKMYGWGEEIGSNTVEVYIHALRKKLGAELIRNVRGLGYMIAKDA, encoded by the coding sequence ATGCGCATCTTGCTAGTCGAAGACGACCGGATGATTGCTGAAGGCGTGCGCAAAGCGTTGCGCGGCGAAGGCTTCGCGGTCGACTGGGTGGAAGACGGCGAAGCGGCGCTCAGCGCGGCAGGCAGCCAGCCTTACGATCTCGTGTTGCTCGACCTGGGCCTGCCCAAACGCGACGGTCTCGACGTGCTCCGCACGCTGCGCGCGCGCGGCCACGCGCTGCCGGTGCTGATCGTGACCGCGCGCGACGCCGTAGCGGATCGTGTCAAAGGCCTCGACGCCGGCGCCGACGATTACCTCGTCAAACCCTTCGATCTCGACGAACTCGGCGCCCGCATGCGCGCGCTGATCCGGCGTCAATCCGGACGCAGCGATTCGACCATCCGGCACGGCAACCTGACGCTCGATCCGGCCTCGCATCAGGTCACGCTCGACGGCGCGCCGGTCGCGTTATCGGCGCGTGAATTCGCGCTGCTCGAGGCGCTGCTCGCGCGTCCTGGCGCCGTGCTCTCGAAGAGCCAGCTCGAAGAAAAAATGTACGGCTGGGGCGAGGAAATCGGCAGCAACACCGTCGAGGTCTACATTCACGCGCTGCGCAAGAAACTCGGCGCGGAGCTGATCCGCAACGTGCGCGGTCTGGGCTACATGATCGCGAAGGACGCCTGA
- the dacB gene encoding D-alanyl-D-alanine carboxypeptidase/D-alanyl-D-alanine endopeptidase, whose translation MTHAFLVSLARRITYVRHVALRARSASASASASAATSTFTALSAGAACTASTLATASTMHLPRRFAPRAMAWLFACAALGFGASLPLAAQARVKATRPSVNVTTVLPQSVMLGLQRAHVPLSSISVVVEKVGDRTPILALNAGKPMMPASTMKLVTTYSGLSILGPDYRWRTSAYADGTIDANGVLHGNLYIQGTGDPKLVPEELIDLVQKIHKAGINGIDGALVLDKRYFDPSTRDLPPFDDDTTAPYNVGPDPLLYAFKSLSFTLTPSPDGSVAIDVLPALAQLQIDNQMHAVNGPCRGDAASVSPTVTPQPNGTVVASFSGDYSVRCGPRTINVAVLDHSAFFAGGFLALWQQTGGTFSGATREGAVPVGAKLVATHQGPVLSDIVRDINKFSNNTMARNLFLTIGAAEEKGPATTAKSARAIQAFLRRDSVDMEYLTLDNGSGLSREEHVTALSLADLLQRANASPVAQVFVESLPIAGVDGTMRNRLTNQGAGGNAHIKTGTLRDVRAIAGYVASADGNSYVVVSLINDPHSEAARAAHDALLEWVYQGPSQGFTKVSEPVVEPRSIKPRKNPHKRGAH comes from the coding sequence ATGACGCACGCATTTCTGGTTTCTCTTGCACGCCGCATCACATATGTACGTCATGTCGCGCTGCGTGCGCGATCCGCTTCTGCTTCCGCTTCCGCGTCTGCCGCTACAAGCACGTTCACTGCTTTGTCCGCTGGCGCGGCTTGCACCGCCTCTACCTTGGCCACCGCTTCCACCATGCATCTGCCGCGCCGCTTCGCGCCGCGCGCCATGGCCTGGCTATTCGCCTGTGCCGCGCTCGGCTTTGGCGCATCGCTGCCGCTCGCTGCGCAGGCTCGCGTCAAGGCCACGCGCCCGAGCGTCAACGTCACCACCGTCTTGCCTCAATCGGTGATGCTCGGCTTGCAGCGCGCGCACGTACCCTTGTCGTCGATCAGCGTGGTCGTGGAGAAAGTCGGCGATCGCACGCCGATCCTCGCACTGAACGCCGGCAAGCCGATGATGCCCGCCTCGACGATGAAACTCGTCACCACCTACTCAGGCCTGTCGATACTCGGCCCCGACTACCGCTGGCGCACGAGCGCCTACGCGGACGGCACCATCGACGCCAACGGCGTGCTGCACGGCAATCTCTACATTCAGGGCACGGGCGATCCGAAGCTCGTGCCGGAAGAACTGATCGACCTCGTGCAGAAGATCCACAAGGCGGGCATCAACGGTATCGACGGCGCGCTGGTGCTCGACAAGCGCTACTTCGATCCGTCCACGCGCGACCTGCCGCCCTTCGACGACGACACCACCGCGCCGTACAACGTCGGTCCCGATCCGCTGCTGTATGCATTCAAGTCGCTGTCGTTCACGCTGACGCCGTCGCCCGACGGCAGCGTGGCAATCGACGTACTGCCCGCGCTCGCGCAATTGCAGATCGACAACCAGATGCACGCGGTGAACGGCCCGTGCCGCGGCGACGCGGCCTCGGTGTCGCCCACCGTCACGCCGCAGCCGAACGGCACCGTCGTGGCCTCGTTCAGCGGCGACTATTCGGTGCGCTGCGGCCCGCGCACGATCAACGTCGCGGTACTCGACCACTCCGCGTTTTTCGCTGGCGGTTTTCTCGCGCTGTGGCAGCAAACCGGCGGCACGTTCAGCGGCGCGACGCGCGAAGGCGCGGTGCCCGTCGGCGCCAAACTGGTCGCTACGCATCAGGGGCCGGTGCTGTCCGACATCGTTCGCGACATCAATAAGTTCAGCAACAACACGATGGCGCGCAACCTGTTCCTGACGATCGGCGCCGCCGAAGAAAAAGGACCCGCGACGACCGCCAAATCGGCGCGTGCAATTCAGGCGTTTCTGCGCCGCGACAGCGTCGATATGGAATATCTGACGCTCGATAACGGCTCGGGCCTGTCGCGCGAAGAGCATGTCACCGCGCTCTCGCTCGCTGATCTATTGCAGCGAGCCAATGCAAGTCCGGTCGCGCAGGTGTTCGTGGAGTCGTTGCCGATCGCGGGCGTCGACGGCACCATGCGCAACCGCTTGACCAACCAGGGCGCGGGCGGCAATGCGCACATCAAGACGGGCACCTTGCGCGACGTTCGGGCGATCGCGGGCTACGTGGCTTCGGCGGACGGTAACAGTTACGTGGTGGTCAGCCTGATCAACGATCCGCATTCGGAAGCCGCGCGCGCCGCGCACGACGCGCTGCTCGAATGGGTGTATCAAGGGCCGTCGCAGGGCTTCACCAAGGTGTCCGAACCGGTCGTCGAACCACGCAGCATCAAGCCCAGGAAAAACCCGCACAAGCGCGGCGCTCACTGA
- a CDS encoding sterol desaturase family protein, producing the protein MQFDAELLLLAMAPVFLACIGWEAWHLRRTRPGAQLYSWHDTLCNAALALMHQAADKLAWLAIIPVYAFFYDHYRIYTWQASWVSFVVLFIAQDLLYYVFHRCSHRVRWLWAAHVVHHSSERMNFSTAFRQSLMYPIAGMWLFWTPLAVLGFPPKQIVAIVLINLGFQFFVHTQAIGKLGWLEYVFNTPSIHRVHHARNDRYIDRNYAGVLVIWDRLFGSYVEEDSRDAPVYGIVEPLHTYNPLKATFHEWASMAVDFARVHGWRNKLRALFAPPAWAADYHARLAAGSSGASMASGEKPGGAMRVKQDHTAAFQTPRRP; encoded by the coding sequence ATGCAATTCGATGCCGAATTGCTGCTGCTCGCCATGGCGCCAGTCTTTCTCGCATGCATCGGCTGGGAGGCGTGGCACCTGCGGCGCACGCGGCCGGGCGCGCAACTCTATAGCTGGCACGACACGCTCTGCAACGCCGCGCTCGCATTGATGCACCAAGCCGCCGACAAACTCGCGTGGCTTGCCATCATTCCGGTCTACGCGTTCTTCTACGATCACTATCGCATCTACACATGGCAGGCGAGCTGGGTCTCGTTCGTCGTGCTGTTCATCGCGCAGGATCTGCTCTACTACGTGTTCCATCGTTGCAGTCATCGCGTGCGCTGGCTGTGGGCCGCGCATGTCGTGCATCACTCGTCGGAGCGCATGAATTTTTCGACCGCGTTCCGCCAGAGCCTGATGTATCCGATCGCTGGCATGTGGCTTTTCTGGACGCCGCTCGCCGTGCTCGGTTTTCCGCCGAAGCAGATCGTCGCGATCGTGCTGATCAATCTCGGCTTTCAGTTTTTCGTGCATACGCAGGCCATCGGCAAACTCGGCTGGCTCGAATACGTGTTCAATACGCCGTCGATCCATCGCGTCCATCACGCGCGCAACGACCGCTATATCGACCGCAACTATGCCGGCGTGCTGGTGATCTGGGATCGCCTGTTCGGCAGCTATGTCGAGGAAGATTCGCGCGATGCGCCGGTCTACGGCATCGTCGAACCGCTTCACACTTACAACCCGTTGAAGGCGACGTTTCACGAATGGGCGTCGATGGCGGTCGACTTCGCGCGCGTGCACGGCTGGCGCAACAAACTGCGCGCGCTGTTTGCGCCGCCCGCGTGGGCGGCGGATTATCATGCGCGGCTTGCCGCCGGTTCATCGGGAGCGAGCATGGCTTCAGGTGAAAAGCCGGGCGGGGCAATGCGCGTGAAGCAAGACCATACGGCCGCGTTTCAAACACCACGCAGGCCGTAG
- a CDS encoding SGNH/GDSL hydrolase family protein: protein MKQTASRKQHWLRVTQIAMASTAFALLAACGGGSDNNNNASSTPAGGVKLQVVSFGDSLSDVGTYSPVIQGSFGGGRFTTNPGEVWTQKVAEYYGDTLTPAYLGGFGQPLVAAGGLGYAQGGSDVVNAQGQGWAPNNMAATTVPVVTQVANYLGAHTSFNANQLVLINGGANDIFQFAGTTANLTALGTALQTQYPLLVQAGKLPNSQAGQVAFIVGYLQQLANPQIAQAATQLAAQVQKIVNSGATHVVVSTVPDIGNTPLGVAANASTPGSAALLSGITAAYNYLLVQNLTALGLVGTGKVIVADAFTWIDQQLPNYKALGFTVSNTGTACNLTSMQNNATAYATANPSATNGLTPAQYGAQFGSSLFCSPQTYTVAGADQTYMFADTVHPSTHLHALFAQYVQQQIAATGLGK, encoded by the coding sequence ATGAAGCAAACAGCATCGCGGAAACAACATTGGCTGCGTGTCACGCAGATCGCCATGGCCAGCACGGCATTCGCTCTGCTCGCGGCTTGCGGCGGGGGTAGCGACAATAACAACAACGCGAGCAGCACGCCTGCAGGCGGAGTCAAATTGCAGGTCGTGTCGTTCGGCGACAGCCTGTCGGATGTCGGCACGTATTCGCCGGTCATTCAAGGCAGCTTCGGCGGCGGCCGCTTCACCACGAACCCGGGTGAAGTGTGGACCCAGAAGGTCGCGGAATACTACGGCGACACGTTGACGCCGGCGTACCTCGGTGGCTTCGGCCAGCCGCTGGTTGCAGCGGGTGGCTTGGGCTACGCGCAAGGCGGCTCGGACGTCGTCAATGCGCAAGGCCAGGGTTGGGCGCCCAACAACATGGCCGCGACGACCGTGCCGGTCGTGACACAGGTGGCCAACTACCTGGGCGCGCATACGAGCTTCAACGCGAACCAGCTCGTGCTGATCAATGGCGGCGCGAACGACATCTTCCAGTTCGCGGGAACCACCGCCAACCTGACGGCGCTCGGCACCGCGCTTCAGACACAGTACCCGCTGCTCGTGCAGGCCGGCAAACTGCCGAACTCGCAGGCAGGTCAGGTGGCGTTTATCGTCGGCTACCTGCAGCAGCTGGCCAACCCGCAGATCGCGCAGGCCGCCACGCAGCTCGCCGCGCAAGTCCAGAAGATCGTCAACTCGGGCGCGACTCATGTGGTGGTGTCGACGGTGCCGGACATCGGCAACACGCCGCTCGGCGTCGCCGCCAACGCGAGCACGCCCGGCTCGGCTGCACTGCTGTCCGGCATTACCGCGGCGTATAACTATCTGCTGGTGCAGAACCTGACGGCGCTCGGCCTGGTGGGGACGGGCAAGGTCATCGTGGCCGACGCGTTCACGTGGATCGATCAACAATTGCCGAACTACAAGGCCTTGGGCTTCACGGTTTCGAACACCGGCACGGCGTGTAACCTGACGTCGATGCAGAACAACGCAACCGCGTACGCCACCGCCAATCCGAGCGCAACGAACGGGCTGACGCCGGCTCAGTACGGCGCCCAGTTCGGCTCGTCGCTGTTCTGCTCGCCGCAGACTTATACGGTGGCTGGCGCTGACCAGACCTATATGTTCGCGGACACGGTGCACCCGAGCACGCATTTGCACGCGCTGTTCGCGCAGTACGTGCAGCAGCAGATCGCTGCGACCGGGTTGGGCAAGTAA
- a CDS encoding L-threonylcarbamoyladenylate synthase: MPDQQKHAEGALPVSAEQIEHAAALLDAGELVAFPTETVYGLGGDAESPDAVARIYAAKGRPANHPVIVHLAPQGDPNYWVERLPAEAQRLIDAFWPGPLTLILKRAARIPAAVSGGQDSVGLRCPSHPVAQALLDAFNALRGGHGGVAAPSANRFGHVSPTTAQHVRDEFGGAIHVLDGGASDVGIESTILDLSRGFPALLRPGRVTPQDIADVLGEAPRLPDGSDATAPRASGTLKAHYAPRTPLALLPFVALEPLLAARQADERVALVARASRAGRWADAEGVHFIAAPEDPHVYARELYGLLRALDRANVTRILIEKLPDTIEWIAVNDRLGRAAAAFEAQG, translated from the coding sequence ATGCCGGATCAACAGAAACACGCCGAAGGCGCATTGCCTGTGAGCGCCGAGCAGATCGAACACGCGGCGGCGCTGCTCGACGCGGGCGAGCTCGTCGCGTTTCCCACGGAGACGGTCTATGGTCTCGGCGGCGACGCCGAGAGTCCCGACGCGGTCGCTCGCATTTACGCGGCGAAGGGCAGGCCGGCGAATCATCCGGTGATCGTGCATCTCGCGCCGCAGGGCGACCCGAATTACTGGGTCGAGCGTTTGCCTGCAGAAGCGCAGCGGTTGATCGACGCGTTCTGGCCGGGCCCGCTCACGCTGATCCTGAAGCGCGCCGCGCGCATTCCGGCAGCGGTGAGCGGTGGCCAGGATTCGGTGGGATTGCGCTGCCCGTCGCATCCCGTTGCGCAAGCCTTGCTCGATGCGTTCAATGCGTTGCGCGGCGGACATGGCGGCGTTGCGGCGCCGTCGGCGAACCGCTTCGGACATGTGAGCCCGACCACGGCGCAACATGTGCGCGACGAGTTCGGCGGCGCGATTCATGTGCTGGACGGCGGCGCGTCGGATGTCGGTATCGAATCGACCATTCTGGATTTGTCGCGCGGTTTTCCGGCGTTGTTGAGGCCGGGGCGTGTGACACCGCAAGATATCGCCGACGTGCTCGGCGAGGCGCCGCGCTTGCCGGACGGCTCGGACGCAACTGCGCCGCGGGCTTCGGGCACGTTGAAGGCGCATTACGCGCCGCGCACGCCGTTGGCGCTGTTGCCTTTCGTCGCGCTGGAGCCTTTGCTTGCCGCACGGCAAGCGGATGAGCGCGTGGCGCTGGTGGCGCGTGCGTCGCGAGCCGGACGTTGGGCCGACGCCGAAGGCGTGCATTTCATCGCCGCGCCTGAAGATCCGCATGTCTATGCGCGCGAACTGTACGGTTTGCTGCGGGCGCTGGATCGTGCGAACGTGACGCGAATTTTGATCGAAAAGCTGCCGGATACGATCGAGTGGATCGCCGTCAATGACCGGCTTGGCCGGGCGGCCGCTGCGTTCGAAGCACAGGGGTAG
- a CDS encoding 5-(carboxyamino)imidazole ribonucleotide synthase — protein MNPDNTPVSPILPGAWLGMVGGGQLGRMFCFAAQAMGYRVAVLDPDENSPAGAVADRHLRAAYDDEASLTELARLCAAVSTEFENVPAASLDFLARTTFVSPAGRCVAVAQDRIAEKRFIASSGVAVAPHVVIESSDALAALDDAKLEAVLPGILKTARMGYDGKGQIRVRNAEEVREAHASLAGVPCVLEKRLPLKFEVSALIARAASGASVVYPLAQNTHRDGVLSHTIVPAPDASATLVQQAQQAALQIADKLGYVGVLCVEFFILEDGSLVANEMAPRPHNSGHYTVDACATSQFEQQVRAMTGMPLGDTRQHSPAVMLNILGDVWFPDGPKRAAVTPPWQEVAAMPAARLHLYGKEEARCGRKMGHVNFTAATLEEARTAGRDCARLLHIITS, from the coding sequence ATGAACCCAGACAACACACCCGTTTCACCGATTCTGCCCGGCGCATGGCTTGGCATGGTCGGTGGCGGCCAGCTCGGCCGCATGTTCTGTTTCGCCGCTCAGGCCATGGGCTACCGCGTCGCCGTGCTCGATCCGGACGAAAACAGTCCGGCGGGCGCCGTCGCCGATCGCCACTTGCGCGCGGCTTACGACGACGAAGCCTCGCTGACCGAACTCGCGCGGCTGTGCGCGGCGGTGTCGACCGAATTCGAGAACGTGCCGGCCGCGAGCCTCGACTTCCTCGCGCGGACTACGTTCGTGAGCCCGGCCGGGCGCTGCGTCGCCGTGGCACAGGACCGTATTGCGGAGAAACGCTTCATCGCGTCGTCGGGCGTTGCGGTCGCGCCGCACGTGGTGATCGAATCGTCGGATGCGCTGGCCGCGCTCGACGACGCGAAGCTCGAAGCCGTCCTGCCGGGTATTCTCAAGACCGCCCGCATGGGCTACGACGGCAAAGGCCAGATTCGTGTGCGCAACGCCGAGGAAGTGCGCGAGGCGCATGCTTCGCTCGCCGGCGTGCCGTGCGTGCTGGAAAAGCGTTTGCCGTTGAAGTTCGAGGTCTCCGCGCTGATCGCGCGGGCGGCGAGCGGCGCGTCGGTGGTCTATCCGCTTGCGCAGAACACGCATCGCGACGGCGTGCTGTCGCACACCATCGTCCCGGCGCCGGATGCGAGCGCCACGCTCGTCCAGCAGGCGCAACAGGCGGCGCTGCAAATTGCGGACAAGCTCGGTTATGTTGGCGTGCTGTGCGTCGAGTTCTTCATTCTCGAAGACGGTTCGCTGGTGGCCAATGAAATGGCGCCGCGCCCGCACAATTCCGGCCACTACACGGTCGACGCCTGCGCGACCAGCCAGTTCGAACAGCAGGTGCGCGCCATGACCGGCATGCCGCTAGGCGACACGCGCCAGCATTCGCCCGCTGTCATGCTGAACATTCTCGGCGATGTGTGGTTCCCGGACGGCCCGAAGCGCGCGGCGGTCACGCCGCCGTGGCAAGAAGTCGCCGCCATGCCGGCAGCCCGTCTGCATCTGTACGGCAAGGAAGAGGCGCGGTGCGGCCGCAAGATGGGCCACGTGAATTTCACGGCGGCCACGCTCGAAGAAGCGCGCACGGCCGGGCGCGATTGCGCGCGGCTTCTGCACATCATCACGAGCTGA